One window of Candidatus Mycobacterium wuenschmannii genomic DNA carries:
- a CDS encoding acyl-CoA dehydrogenase family protein yields the protein MSDLLYSDTEEALRDSVRRLFADRCPPEAITSVYDPEPQDFSGLWHTLAADLGMAGLLVPEELGGAGASAREAAVVMEEIGRAVAPVPYLTSSVVATVALLRAGDTETVRGLADGSLTAALAVPLSTAPDDTITGLTVDGDGVTGRITSVAGVGEADVLLVPVAGADGLELHTVARDAAGLEVSPVLSLDMTRPLANVEFSGAASSRVGSADAGAAIAEALDTGAALLASEQLGIAQWCFETTLAYAKDRKQFGRAIGSYQAIKHRLADLWVELNSVAAAARYAADTCARQDDDAAVAAAVAQAFCSGAAVHAAEECVQLHGGLGMTWEYPAHLYLKRAKSDQLAFGTAYRHRSRLAALVDLPAS from the coding sequence ATGAGCGATCTGCTGTACTCCGACACCGAGGAAGCGCTGCGGGACAGCGTCCGGCGGCTGTTCGCCGACCGGTGCCCGCCCGAAGCCATCACCTCCGTGTATGACCCGGAGCCACAAGACTTCTCGGGCCTCTGGCACACCCTGGCCGCCGACCTCGGCATGGCCGGCCTGCTGGTGCCCGAGGAACTCGGTGGCGCGGGGGCTTCGGCCCGCGAGGCCGCGGTGGTGATGGAGGAGATCGGCCGCGCCGTCGCGCCCGTGCCTTACCTGACCAGCTCCGTGGTGGCCACCGTCGCACTGCTTCGAGCCGGTGACACCGAGACGGTCCGGGGATTGGCGGACGGCTCGCTCACCGCCGCGCTGGCGGTGCCGTTGTCCACCGCACCCGATGACACGATCACCGGACTCACGGTCGACGGGGATGGGGTGACCGGACGGATCACCAGCGTCGCCGGAGTCGGCGAGGCCGACGTGCTGCTGGTGCCCGTCGCCGGGGCCGACGGACTGGAGTTGCACACCGTCGCACGCGACGCGGCGGGTCTCGAGGTGTCGCCGGTCCTGAGCCTGGACATGACGAGACCGCTTGCCAACGTGGAGTTCTCGGGTGCGGCGTCGTCGCGGGTCGGTTCGGCCGACGCCGGCGCGGCGATCGCGGAGGCGCTGGACACCGGGGCGGCGCTGCTGGCCTCCGAGCAGCTCGGCATCGCGCAGTGGTGCTTCGAGACCACGTTGGCGTACGCCAAGGACCGTAAGCAGTTCGGCCGGGCGATCGGTTCGTACCAGGCGATCAAGCATCGCCTCGCCGATCTGTGGGTCGAGCTCAATTCCGTTGCGGCGGCGGCACGCTACGCGGCCGACACCTGCGCGCGGCAGGATGACGACGCGGCGGTCGCCGCGGCCGTCGCGCAGGCCTTCTGCAGCGGGGCCGCGGTGCACGCCGCCGAGGAGTGCGTGCAGTTGCACGGCGGCCTCGGCATGACGTGGGAGTATCCCGCGCATCTATACCTGAAGCGGGCCAAGAGTGATCAGTTGGCGTTCGGCACCGCCTACCGCCATCGCTCCCGGTTGGCCGCGCTGGTGGACCTTCCGGCGTCGTAA
- a CDS encoding aldo/keto reductase, protein METRILGGTLEVSAIGLGCMGMSRGFGPSGSKDDMIAVLRGAVERGVTLFDTAEAYGDNELLVGEALAPFRDDVVIATKFGFAFGPDGNVAGVDSRPEHITEVAENSLRRLGVESIDLFYQHRVDPEVPVEDVAGAVKELIDSGKVKHFGMSEASADNIRRAHAVQPVTALQSEYSLWWREPESPDSGVLSTLAELGIGFVPYSPLGKGFLTGSIDTSTQFDKADIRNNIPRFAADVRDANRAVVDLLQTIADRKGATPGQIALAWLLAQRPWISPIPGTRRLERLDENLGAADVELSDDDLREIDSAAAAIEVQGARYPDFMQKLIGR, encoded by the coding sequence ATGGAAACCCGCATCTTAGGCGGCACGCTCGAGGTCTCGGCAATTGGCTTGGGCTGCATGGGAATGAGCCGCGGCTTTGGCCCGTCCGGCTCCAAGGACGACATGATCGCGGTCCTGCGTGGCGCGGTCGAGCGTGGTGTCACGCTCTTCGACACCGCGGAGGCCTACGGCGACAACGAATTACTGGTCGGTGAGGCGCTGGCGCCGTTCCGGGACGACGTCGTGATCGCGACGAAGTTCGGATTCGCCTTCGGCCCCGACGGCAACGTCGCCGGGGTGGACAGCCGGCCCGAGCACATCACAGAAGTCGCCGAAAACTCGCTGCGCCGACTCGGTGTCGAGAGCATCGACCTGTTCTACCAACACCGCGTCGACCCCGAGGTCCCCGTCGAGGACGTCGCGGGCGCGGTGAAGGAACTCATCGACAGCGGGAAAGTGAAGCACTTCGGGATGTCCGAGGCGTCCGCGGACAACATCCGCCGCGCGCACGCCGTGCAACCGGTGACCGCACTGCAGAGCGAATACTCGCTGTGGTGGCGTGAACCGGAGAGTCCCGACAGCGGCGTGCTGTCGACCCTGGCCGAACTCGGCATCGGCTTCGTGCCGTACAGCCCACTCGGCAAGGGCTTTCTCACCGGAAGCATCGACACCAGTACACAATTCGACAAGGCCGACATCCGCAACAACATCCCGCGTTTTGCCGCCGATGTCCGGGATGCCAACCGCGCCGTGGTCGACCTGCTGCAGACGATCGCGGACCGCAAGGGTGCCACACCCGGTCAGATCGCGCTGGCCTGGTTGCTCGCGCAGCGACCCTGGATCTCGCCGATCCCCGGCACGCGTCGCCTCGAGCGGCTCGACGAGAACCTCGGCGCGGCCGATGTGGAGTTGAGCGACGACGATCTTCGCGAGATCGACTCCGCCGCGGCGGCTATCGAGGTGCAGGGCGCGCGCTATCCCGACTTCATGCAGAAGCTGATCGGGCGCTGA
- a CDS encoding GlxA family transcriptional regulator — translation MLDVAGAGEVFAEANRFGADYRITVASVDGRDVTTSIGTRLGVTQSIASIESAHIVMVAGSDGLPRRAIDPEFVDAVKSIAGRTRRLASICTGSFVLAQAGLLNGRRATTHWHDVRLFARAFPAVTVEPDAIFVRDGEVFTSAGISSGIDLALALVELDYGTELVRSVARWLVVYLQRAGGQSQFSARVESVVPQRSPLRTVTDAISAEPAEDHSVTSLAARASLSTRQLTRLFRAELGQTPARYVEAVRIDAARAALDAGHSVAETARVAGFGSPESLRRVFVDQLGLSPKAYRDRFRTASRG, via the coding sequence ATGCTGGACGTCGCGGGGGCGGGCGAGGTGTTCGCGGAGGCGAATCGCTTCGGCGCCGATTACCGCATCACCGTCGCATCGGTGGACGGCCGCGACGTCACCACGTCGATCGGGACGCGGTTGGGAGTCACGCAATCCATCGCATCGATCGAGTCCGCCCACATCGTGATGGTCGCCGGCAGCGACGGCCTGCCCCGTCGGGCCATCGACCCTGAGTTCGTCGACGCGGTGAAGTCCATTGCGGGGCGGACACGGCGGCTGGCCTCGATCTGCACCGGGTCGTTCGTGCTGGCGCAGGCCGGTCTGCTGAACGGTCGACGCGCCACCACCCACTGGCACGACGTCCGCTTGTTCGCGCGGGCGTTCCCCGCGGTCACCGTCGAACCGGACGCGATCTTCGTCCGCGACGGCGAGGTGTTCACGTCGGCCGGCATCTCGTCGGGAATCGACCTGGCGCTGGCGCTGGTCGAGCTGGATTACGGAACCGAGCTGGTCAGGTCGGTGGCCCGGTGGTTGGTTGTCTATCTCCAGCGCGCGGGTGGCCAATCGCAGTTCTCGGCGCGGGTGGAATCCGTTGTGCCGCAGCGTTCTCCGCTACGCACGGTCACCGACGCCATCTCGGCCGAGCCTGCCGAGGACCACAGCGTGACCAGCCTCGCGGCGCGGGCGTCGTTGAGCACGCGACAGTTGACCCGGCTGTTCCGGGCAGAGCTGGGGCAGACGCCCGCCCGCTATGTCGAAGCGGTGCGCATCGACGCCGCCCGCGCCGCTTTGGATGCCGGACACTCCGTCGCCGAGACCGCGAGGGTCGCCGGATTCGGCAGCCCGGAAAGCCTGCGGCGGGTGTTCGTCGACCAGCTCGGGCTCTCGCCGAAGGCCTATCGCGACAGGTTCCGAACCGCGTCCCGTGGCTAG
- a CDS encoding acyl-CoA dehydrogenase family protein, translating into MSAEDLQARVRALLDEHDPKQAHEFLGARFDAGLAWVHFPVGSGGLDLSRNFQAQVEEELTAAGAPPGGGGARNGIGMGMAAPTIAAFGTEEQRRNFLRPLFTGEHIYCQLFSEPGAGSDLAGVATRAVRDGDDWIVNGQKVWTSSAQNAQRAILVARTDPTVPKHQGLTYFVLDMTDPGVDVRPLRQITGEAEFNEVFLTDVRVPDANRLGAEGGGWKVATTTLNNERVAIGSMAGGSRENGIIGKVADAWRAQPELRNAAMHDELMRLWVDAEVTRLTGLRLRQRLAVGQPGPEGAGMKVTFARLAQAVSGFEIELHPELGLQYDDWTMRQPDSVDFIGRDPGYRYLRAKGNSIEGGTSEILRNTIAERILGLPPEHRVDKDVSFMDLEK; encoded by the coding sequence GTGAGCGCCGAGGACCTGCAGGCCCGGGTGCGGGCGCTGCTCGACGAACACGACCCGAAGCAGGCACATGAGTTCCTCGGTGCGCGTTTCGATGCCGGGCTGGCATGGGTGCACTTCCCGGTCGGCTCCGGAGGCCTCGACCTCTCCCGTAACTTCCAGGCGCAGGTCGAAGAAGAGCTGACCGCGGCCGGTGCGCCGCCCGGTGGCGGCGGCGCGCGCAACGGCATCGGCATGGGCATGGCGGCACCGACCATCGCCGCGTTCGGCACCGAGGAGCAACGGCGAAACTTCCTGCGGCCGTTGTTCACCGGTGAGCACATCTACTGCCAGCTGTTCAGCGAACCGGGGGCCGGCTCGGACCTGGCCGGGGTCGCGACCCGGGCGGTCCGTGACGGCGACGACTGGATTGTCAACGGGCAGAAGGTGTGGACGTCGAGCGCGCAGAACGCGCAGCGAGCCATCCTGGTGGCCCGGACCGATCCCACGGTGCCCAAACACCAGGGGCTGACGTATTTCGTGCTGGACATGACCGATCCCGGCGTCGACGTGCGGCCGCTGCGGCAGATCACCGGCGAGGCCGAATTCAACGAGGTGTTCCTCACCGACGTCCGGGTTCCGGACGCCAACCGTCTCGGTGCTGAAGGCGGCGGCTGGAAGGTCGCGACCACGACACTGAACAACGAACGCGTGGCGATCGGGTCGATGGCGGGCGGCAGCCGCGAGAACGGCATCATCGGTAAGGTCGCCGACGCTTGGCGGGCGCAACCCGAATTGCGTAATGCCGCAATGCATGACGAGCTGATGCGGTTGTGGGTGGATGCCGAGGTCACCCGGCTGACCGGGTTGCGGCTGCGTCAGCGTCTGGCGGTCGGACAGCCAGGGCCCGAGGGCGCCGGGATGAAGGTGACGTTCGCCCGGCTGGCCCAGGCGGTGTCGGGCTTCGAGATCGAGCTGCACCCGGAACTCGGCCTGCAGTATGACGATTGGACGATGCGCCAACCGGACTCGGTCGACTTCATCGGCCGTGATCCCGGATACCGCTACCTGCGGGCGAAGGGCAATTCGATCGAGGGCGGCACCTCGGAGATCCTGCGCAACACCATTGCGGAACGCATTCTGGGCCTGCCACCCGAACACCGGGTCGACAAGGACGTGAGCTTTATGGATCTGGAGAAGTAA
- a CDS encoding SDR family oxidoreductase: MKVADKVAIVTGGGNGIGAAIAAKLAHQGARVVVADLNGDAAQAVADGINADRSGVAVASSGDVSDTAHIKQLIALATNEFGPVDLYFANAGITGVSGLDVTEDEWDQSIDVNLKAHIRAAQLLVPEWIERGEGYFVSTASAAGLLTQLGSATYSVTKHAAVGFAEWLNITFGDQGVRVSCLCPMGVNTKLLYSPGESDDPLAKLATKAVTSAGDVIEPADVAEIVLGAVEDEHFLILPHPAVLEMYRHKGADYDRWLRGMRRYQHSLMEAL, encoded by the coding sequence GTGAAAGTTGCCGACAAGGTCGCCATCGTCACCGGCGGCGGCAATGGTATCGGCGCCGCGATAGCCGCGAAACTGGCGCACCAGGGCGCCCGGGTGGTGGTCGCCGATCTCAACGGCGACGCCGCGCAGGCGGTGGCCGACGGCATCAATGCCGACCGGTCCGGTGTCGCCGTCGCGTCCAGCGGTGACGTTTCCGACACCGCGCACATCAAACAGTTGATCGCGTTGGCCACCAACGAATTCGGACCCGTTGATCTGTACTTCGCCAACGCGGGCATCACCGGTGTGTCGGGCCTCGACGTCACCGAGGACGAGTGGGACCAGTCCATCGACGTGAACCTGAAAGCGCACATCCGCGCCGCGCAACTCCTGGTGCCCGAATGGATCGAGCGCGGCGAAGGCTACTTCGTCAGCACCGCGTCGGCCGCCGGATTGCTCACCCAACTGGGTTCGGCCACTTATTCGGTGACCAAGCACGCCGCGGTGGGTTTCGCCGAATGGCTGAACATCACCTTCGGCGATCAGGGCGTCCGGGTCAGTTGCCTGTGCCCGATGGGCGTCAACACGAAGCTGTTGTATTCGCCGGGGGAGTCCGATGACCCGCTGGCGAAGCTCGCGACCAAGGCCGTCACCTCCGCCGGTGACGTCATCGAGCCGGCCGATGTGGCCGAAATCGTCTTGGGCGCAGTCGAAGACGAGCACTTCCTGATCCTTCCGCATCCCGCCGTGCTGGAGATGTACCGGCACAAGGGCGCCGACTATGACCGCTGGCTACGCGGCATGCGTCGTTACCAACACAGCCTGATGGAGGCACTATGA
- a CDS encoding SDR family oxidoreductase encodes MTDFTGRTAIITGGSRGIGLAIAQRLAEGGANIVLTSRKQDSADAAAEQVGGNAIGVVAHAVDEDAARRCVDLTLERFGSIDILVNNAGTNPAYGPLIDQDHARFSKTFDVNLWAPLLWTSLAAKAWMKEHGGAIVNTASIGGMHQAPNMGMYNATKAALIHVTKQLALELSPKVRVNAVAPGVVRTKLAEALWKDHEDLVAAGSALDRIGEPPDVAAAVAFLVSDESSWITGDTLVLDGGRLLGDPAGFR; translated from the coding sequence ATGACTGACTTCACTGGCCGCACCGCGATCATCACCGGCGGCTCGCGGGGCATCGGCCTGGCCATCGCGCAGCGGTTGGCCGAGGGTGGTGCGAACATCGTGCTCACCTCCCGCAAGCAGGACAGCGCCGACGCCGCCGCTGAACAGGTCGGCGGCAACGCGATTGGCGTTGTCGCGCACGCGGTCGACGAGGACGCCGCCCGGCGCTGCGTCGATCTGACGCTCGAACGCTTCGGCAGCATCGACATCCTGGTGAACAACGCCGGCACCAACCCGGCCTACGGCCCGCTGATCGACCAGGATCACGCGCGGTTCTCCAAGACCTTCGACGTCAACCTCTGGGCGCCGCTGCTGTGGACGTCGCTGGCGGCGAAGGCGTGGATGAAGGAACACGGTGGTGCGATCGTCAACACCGCGTCGATCGGCGGCATGCACCAGGCGCCGAACATGGGGATGTACAACGCGACCAAGGCCGCCCTGATCCACGTGACCAAGCAACTGGCGCTGGAACTTTCACCCAAGGTGCGGGTGAACGCGGTCGCCCCGGGTGTGGTGCGGACCAAGCTCGCCGAAGCGCTCTGGAAGGACCACGAGGATCTGGTCGCGGCGGGCAGCGCGTTGGACCGGATCGGCGAGCCGCCCGACGTGGCGGCCGCGGTGGCCTTCCTGGTATCCGACGAGTCGAGCTGGATCACCGGCGACACCCTGGTGCTCGACGGCGGCCGACTGCTCGGCGACCCGGCGGGCTTCCGGTGA